The Mustela nigripes isolate SB6536 chromosome 11, MUSNIG.SB6536, whole genome shotgun sequence genomic interval CCTTTAGGCCCATCCAACTCTAAAAATACACACTAAGCTCAAATCGCAGCTTCGCTGTGAAGCGCCGTCCTGATGAGCTGGGCTGGAAGGGGGTCCCCATCTCCTCAACCCGCTGGTCACAGGCCCCGACCCTTCCTTAGTTTACAGAGGGAGTAAAGGTGCTCAGCTGGAGTCTCTTCCATTTCGGGAAAGTTGCAGAACATCAGCCTGGAGGCCCACGTCCCACACCAAGCTCTGCACCCATTTGGCGGTCCAGCTGTTGCTGCCCATGTGTTGAGCTCGCTCAGCAGACCACCGCCTcactctgccctctccctctttgtctcaGCCTTGCCTTTCTCATCCTCCCATTGGAGCCTGGCCATTGACATTTTCCCCTCTGCACAGCCCCACGAGTGTAGACTAGGAGCCTCTGACAAGTCACCTGCGGCTCTGCAGACCGCACATCCACGCTCCACCCATGATAGGCTGCAGGCCTCGTTAATGCGCCTGTGATGCGCCAGCTGAGCTGGTGCCCAGATTAGAATTCCGTGAAGCTAGACTATATATAGGATGTATGTACTTCtccagcaaatatttaatttttagacgTTTAGTGGCATTCAAAGCCAGCCAGCTACCATGCTGGTAGTCAGTGTCGCCAGAGAATCAAGGTTTCATGGGTCCCGTTATCCCAAGGGCTCCTGTCCTTGTGCAGGGGGCCCTGTTGAACACCGTGTGCTGTGCTTCCAGGACGGAGGGACTCAGAAGCTAGAGAAGGCCAAGATCTCGCTAGGTGACTGCCTGGCGTGCAGTGGCTGTGTCACCTCCGCGGAGACCGTCCTCATCACGCAGCAAAGCCATGAGGAACTGCGGAAAATTCTAGATGCCAATAAGGTAAGTGGTGGGCGGTCTTGGAGATTTTTTTAGCCTGACATCGACTGCAGCATCCTTTGCTCTTGCTGTCAAGGGCCGATCTCCAGGTGACTCCCTCATTTTCAAAGTGGTGTCAGTGGGATGTCAGTGACCTGTCCTACTCCAACACTGAAGTGTTGGGCCCCACCTACACATAGAAATGACATGCCCCGGAGACAGGGCGTGCTCTCACCAGCACCGGACCCCTGGGGATGAGTATGGAAACATGCCGAGTGAGCACGTGTCCCTTGCTTTGCAGACGGCGGCCCCCAGTCAGCAGAGGCTGGTTGTGGTTTCTGTGTCGCCCCAATCCAGAGCGTCACTGGCCGCAAGATTTCAGCTGACTCCTACAGACACTGCCAAGAAGCTGACTGCATTCTTCAAGAAAATCGGTAGGTACCAAACATCGTGCGAGCGCTCCAGCTCTGCATGGGGGAGGTCCCATGACAGGGCGCCTCGGGCTTCTGAGTCACTGAACTCAAAACACACCAGAACCTTCCAAGTTGACTTCAGGCCAGAGTTTTGGTTTGACACACAAGAGCTGTGCCTTTTAAGAGAGACCTTCTGAATCGTCTCCGTGCTCTCCCGGCCTGGAGCTTACCTGCTTCTCGTGTTGTGTTTAAGTGAGCGTCATCAAGGCCCATTTCCCAGGTTCTGGCTCAGATCAACTTTGGTCAGCCTCTGTGAGCCAGGAGCTGGGCTGGGTGCCACCAGGACGTGGCCGATCCCGGAAAAGCCAGGTGGCAACAGCTTCCTGGGGCGTGGCCAGCAGTGCCTCGTGATTCAGCCGCCCTTTGTGGCAGTGAGATGGGTGCTTGCTTTTCAGGGGTGCACTACGTGTTTGACACCGCCTTCTCGAGGAACTTCAGTCTCCTCGAGAGCCAGCGAGAATTTGTGCAGCGGTTCCGAGGACAGGCCAGCTCCACACAGACCTTGCCTGTGCTCACGTCCGCCTGTCCAGGTGTGTCCACACTGCTCGACACGGGGAACAGGAacgctggggtggggggagcaacgCAGGTTTCTGGCAGGATGGCCTCCTTGGTGGAAGAAGGCGCCCTGAGAGTCACTCAGTTCCCCGAGACCGTGACCGTGACCTCACTGATGCTAGCAGCACTCGACAGTGACAGCAGAGCGAGGGATGTTCCATAATGGGACTGTAACTCCTTGCACGAGTCGGTCCCCTGCAGAATGTCCTGTCACTTGCTGCCCAGCTGGTGAGATGCTCCTTTTCTTCCTGGTGTTGGCCTCAGGCTGGATCTGCTATGCGGAGAAGACGCACGGGAGCTTCCTTGTCCCTCACCTTAGCACAGCGCGGTCCCCGCAGCAGGTCATGGGCTCCCTGGTCAAGGACTTCTTTGCCCAGCAGCAGGTAACAGGAACGTTCCAGCTATGAACCAGTCACTGCCATCATCCTGAAAGATAAGCCAAGACCCACACAAAGAACCACGGTCACATCCTGGCTGCTGGCTGGTGTCACCCCCACCTTACCTGATGGGCCCCTTTCCTGTTGGGTCAGGCCACGACTCCACATTTCCACATTTCTCGGCAGCATTTGACCCCTGACAGGATCTACCATGTGACGGTGATGCCTTGCTATGACAAAAAGTTGGAAGCTTCCAGACCAGACTTCTTCAGCCAGGAGCACCAGACTCGTGATGTGGATTGCGTGGTCACCACAGGTCGGTTCCCGCTGCCCTGACCGCAGGGCATGGATGGCATTGCCTGAGTCCTGCCCGTCGGCTATGGCTGGAGCCGCCGTCCCCTGTGGACGAGGCAGCCCCAGTCCTCCCCGGGAGCCAGGCCATACTTCACCCTTTTCCGCTGTCCTGGAGAACTGTGGCCAACGGGCCACCCTGTCCTACTGGGCTGTCTGTGTGGGGAGGTGGGCGGAGATTCCCGTCAGCTGCTCTGACTCTTCGTGGCTCACCCCATTTCTGAGTTGAACAGCCTCTCAGAGTCTCCCGAGGGCTTCAAATACAGAAGGGTGAACGCTTGGGAGCCCAGCCAGTGCGGGGAAGGTCCCCCTGCACGAACACACGCCTTGGTCCACCTGGTGGGGAGCTGGGAGCACACCGCGGCAGGCGTGCCCCAGGAATGGGTGTGCCCCCCCCAGCTCTGTCGGCGCAAGGGCGGGCTGCAGGTCTGGGGCGCGGGCTGGCTCTTCTGAAGGGCTTCAGAAGTGGGTCCTCCTTCTGCCCTGTGGCTGGGTTCTCATCCACCCACAAGCCGGGAGGTGGGTGTTGGGGTGTCCATTCGCCAGGGGCACGGGTGCCATGGGCTTCCTCACCGTTTTTACTGCGATCTCAGCTGAAGAGCATCTGTGCTGGTGTCTTCTTGTAGGAGAAGTCTTCAAGTTGCTAGAGGAAGAAGGGGTCTCCCTCTCGGAGCTGGAGCCAGCCCCCTTGGACAGTCTGTAAGTTGCCTCCTAGTGTGGAGAGGGGTCACGGTGCCATGCTGTGGGTCTGGGGGCTGCCGATGTCTTGACAAGCAGGAGTGAGCGCATGGAGGTGGTCTGCGTCCCCTCCCTTGCTCCTCCCCACGCGGCTTCCTTCTGGTCGGCCCCATGTCTGCCCTGTGGTCTGTCTTGGGGTGCACAGAGGTGGTCAGGTTCACGAGACAGCCAATGGACAGCCGACCCCAACCCAACCCAGGCCTGAGCTCCCGAAACAGGTTACTCACAGACAGATAATCTTTCTCCCACCTGAGCTACCACCTGACACACAGAGCCCCCAGGTTTCAGACTCCTTTCCCGTTTAGAGAACAACTCCTCCAAACTCAAGAGACAGAAGCTATCAAAAGCCCTGTGGGCAACAGCTGCTGCTGCCCCCTGAGGCCATGCTCTGCTCCCTAGGTGCAACGGTGCATCTGCCCAAGAGCCCACCAGCCATCGAGGCGGGGGCTCCGGCGGCTACCTGGAGCATGTGTTCCGGCATGCAGCCCGGGAGCTCTTTGGGATCCATGTGGATGAGGTCACCTACAGACCCCTGAGGTCAGTGAGGAGAGCTGGAGCTTGGGAACGGGTTAGCCCAGTTGGGGCATCGGCATGGGTCTCCTGGCTGAGGTGGGCTTGGAGGACAGCAGGGTGGGTTTGGCAAAGACCCAGGGCACCAGGCAGGAGGCGAGACCTCCTCTCCAGCCAGTGCTCTCCAGGGCTCTGCCTCCCTGTCGCAGCGGTTGAGAACCCCCAGAGACCATGGTTGGCAGGGTCTGTCCCAACATAATGCCCTCTTTCATAGCCGGGGGCTCGGGGCTGTCTGACCTCGCCAGGTTGGTGGCCTTCATCAGGAGGGAGGGGGTTCCCATCCTGAGATTTGGGACTCCAAGCGAAGTGAGCTTCCCACCCTTTCCTTCCGTCACCGTCCTTCACGGAGGAGCCGTTCGGGGTGGCCCATGTGCctgcaggggtgggaggcaggagggagcccAGCCTGTGCTCCCCTCAGGAACAAGGACTTCCAGGAGGTGACCCTGGAGAAAGAGGGCCGCATCCTGCTGCACTTTGCTGCCGCCTACGGCTTCCGCAACATCCAGAACCTGGTGCAGAAGCTGAAGCGAGGGCGCTGCCCGTACCATTACGTGGAGGTCATGGCCTGCCCCGCAGGTAGCTGGAGGGGTGGCAGGGGAGCTCTGTCTCTTCCCCGGCCTGGGCGGCCCGGAGGCTCAGGAGAGCCAGTGTGGGAAGGGGCTAGGCTGTACACCCTGTGTGCAGGCATCCTCCCGTGACCGTGTTCTCGCCTGCCTGGCTCTGCAACAGGCTGCTTGAACGGCGGAGGCCAGCTCAAGGGTCCCAGCACAACTAGCAAGGAGCTGCTCCAGCACGTGCAGATGCTGTACGACACGGTGACGGTGCAGGTGCCAGAGGATGCGCCTGGTGTCCAGGAACTGTACGAGCACTGGCTGCAGGGCGAGGGCTCAGAGCGGGCTGGCCGCCTGCTGCACACCAGCTACCGTGCGGTGGAGATGGCCAGCTCTGGCCTCAGCATCAGATGGTAGGCTGCCTCGTCACGGGGTTGCCGGTCCCGCCCAGCCGGTACTGGGACTCCCACGAAGCTCGTGTCCTGACACCCCAGCCCAAAACCCTGTCTGAGCTGCAGGGATGGGCTGGAACCCACACAAAAATGGGACTCTGGACCCAGAGCCAGTCAAGGGGACCTCCAGCCCGCCCTCACCCACACTCCCCATCGTAGGAGGCCAGAGGTTCCACGAGGTCCCAGAACCTCCCCATGGGCCCAGGTCTGCGATCAGTGTTCTCTCTACTGCCTGGAGACCCAGGTAAGGCCCAGGCCTGTGGGCAGCTTAAGGCAAAGCGAAAGTGGGATTCCTCCTCCCCATTCCTGGAGTCATCCATGCCAGACTGGCGGAgagccctctggccctggacGGCAGGGAACGCTGGCCAGAGAGGAGTGTGCAGCCCACAGCACCCCACGCTGGGGGTGGCGTACCTGCCCCACCTGGAACTGGGCGCTGAAGACGCCGTGGTCTCTGGGACCTGACAGCTTGCATTTCTGCGCAGTTccgggcaggaagcaggctctgttaGAGAGACCCCGTGAGATCAGGCGCTGAGTCCCATCTGCACAGCTGGGTCTCCACttacaggggtgggggagaaggtaGAGTGGGGTGAGACCGCCCAGCGTGTTGTCACAGAGCTCCCCATCTAATAAAGGGATCTCTGAAAACACTTCCAAGTCCAAGAGCATCCACCAGCGTCAAAAATGAACCCTTCCACAGCTTTATTCAAAGTTCAGAAGCCCTGTGCACCCCAGCACGCATCCCAAACACCCAGGCCTCAGGGTTCACATGCACCCCAGAGAGGAGCCTCACATGTCCAGTGCCAGGGTGCCCACTCTCCCAAGTCTGGACAGCCAGCTGGGCAGGGCCATGGAAGGTGCCAGAGGCAATCCTCCCGTGGGCTCAGTTGGCCAAGGGGTGAAGGAAGAGAGATGTGCTGCCTGGCGCCACAGCCGGTCCTCCTGGGGCTCACTTCTGTCGAGGTGTGCCCAAGAGCCCCCACTGCAGGGCCAGGAGAGCCCGGGCCTGTGGCTGCAGTGGCTCAGCCGCCCGCTGGAAGCTTGCCCGCTCCTTGCAGAGTGCCTCCAGGACCTCGGCTGGGGCCGCCTTCCCCGTGAACTTGCGCACAGGCTCCTCTCTGTAGGGAGAGGGGACGCCATGGAGAGACTATTGGGTAACTGCCAGGGGGTGTTGGCAGGAAACACTTAAAGAACAGCTGCTCCCTGGTGCCAGTCAGTCCAATAACCATTCCCCTGGCACCTCCTAGAGTACCCAGATGAAGCTAAGGGGGACCAGAGGACAGCAGGCCAGCCATGGGATACCCTGCTCTGGGGTACAGCCCCTGGGGTGGGCACAGGGCCCCACAAGAAGGCTGGGGACGCCAACCAGTACTCACGCCACTCTTAGGAAGGGGTTGTAGAGGAGCTCCTCACTCAGGGTGGATGGCACTGTGGGAAGGTCGTCCTCGTCCCTCTTCTGGAATGACCATGGGCCCCTGTCACAGCTCTATCTTGAGAGCCCCAAACAACTTGGCTTCACTCagccctgcccctctctgggagCGGGAGCAGAAGAAGGGCTTCCTCGCCTCATCTGGTCCTCGAGGACGGCCACCCCACAACCTGCACAGGTCCCCTTCCAAAGCCATCCACTCCCCCCCTACCCAGTAGGAGCCTCAGTCAATGGTGGATCCCGGGCTAAGCCAGGTCTGGTCATGTCTGACTCTTCTGTAGACCCCCTCTGCCCCAACCTCCATCCACCCTCCAAACCTCTAGGAGGAGAGAGGCTGGGGTGGCCGCACCTTGGCCCATGACAGCTTTGCTCTCACGTGGTCATTGCCAGGCTCCACTTTCTGTGCAAACTCAAGGTTGCCAAGTGTGTGTTCATGGCCACAGAACACCTTCTGAAGAAAGGAGGCACTCAGGGGGTGCACAGAGCTGCcacaggcagagatggggggaggcGCTCACCTGGGCTTGcctggcccctccccacactctttCACCCCACGCCTGGTCTGCCCAGGCGTGGTCTCTCCTTGGCTGGAGTGCTCCTTCTGCACCCCCGCGGCAGGGTCAGAGTGTGCAGGTTGTGCATGCAGGATGGCAGGACCCTGCAGGAGGGGAAGGGATGGCCACTCACCGTCTCGGGGGGCaggttgcccaaggtcacagtcaGGCTCTCATACATCTGCTGAGCTGTGCTCTCCAGGCGCAAGCCGCAACCCGCCACCGACAGGGCATCCCCTGGGGAGGACAGCAGGTcagagaaggtggaggagggTCACGggcaggcgggggtggtggggCGGGGCAGCCAGTACCCGAGAACACCGCGGGTGGGTCCGGACACTCTTCTTCCCACAGAAAGTAGCTCATGTGGCCGGAGGTGTGGCCTGGCGTCAGGAGACAGCGCACGTGGATGGCCCCAAACTGCAGCAGAGGGGCGGGCTGCTGGTGAGGCGGGAGGGCCCAAGGCGATTACCCGCCCTCCCGGGCGCGCGCTCACCCGCAGCTCCTCGCCGTGCACCAGCTTGCGGGTCAGCGCGCAAATGCGCTCATCCGCACCCAGCACGGCCAGTCCCGGCCGCAGCCGCGCCAGCTCCGCGTTGCCCCGCGCGTGGTCCCTGCGGACGGGTGAGAGCAGGATCACGCCTGGgtcggggtggggcaggggcgaCGCCCTCGCGCCTCGGCCCGCCCCGACCGCGCTCACCAGTGGTAGTGGGTGGTCAGCACGGTGGTCAGTGATACCCCCTCCCGGCCCACGATCTCCAGCAGCTGAAAGGGACGGGAGTTAGGGAGGCTTGGAAGAGCCCGGTGGCcgccccacccctctgccccccaatTAGGGCGCCAAGTGTGATGTACACAAGAGCCCCGGGGGACCCGGGGGCGTGGAGGTACAGGAGACCCAGCAGACAATGAATGACTGAACGTCCAGGGTTTAGGACTACGGTGAGGCACCAGGGAGGGGAAAAACGGGGGTCGGAGACGGTCCTAACTTCAGGGCAGCCCCGAGATAATCCGGGAACCGTAATCGCCCTGTGCCCAGAGatcagagagcaggggaagggcctGTTCCAGCCACGGTGGTCGGGGGACCCCAGCGGCGCTCCCCGCCGCCCACAGGCTGCCCTCACCCTCTTGGGCACGGCCACGTCCACGGCCACAGCCTCCCGCGTGTGCTCCTCGATGACCAGGTACATGTAGTTATCCTCGAGCACCGGGATGACTTTGACCTTCATGGTCGCAGAGCTCTGGCACCCCGCGTCTTCTCGTCGAGGGGCCCCCAGGCTTCCGAACCCCTTCCTCAGGGCGGGGGTTCCCCTCTCCAGACCAAGGCAGGGCTGCGCGAGGGAGGGGTCAGCTCCTCACACACATCGGCGGCCGGAGAGGGAGCCCACTCGCTGCTCCGGGGACTTCCCGGAACTCCGGTGCGGAAGCCCACGCCCCAGGCTCAGGCCGGGCCGGCCAGTACGCACGCCAGCCCGCCAGCGGCAGCGACCACAACGACAGCGCCGCCACCACAGCCACCACTGCCGCCACTGCCGCCCGCAGCCGCGAAGGCCCCGCCCCTCGCGACGGCGCAACCGCCCGGCGCGCCCCCTCCAACCACGCCCCCTTCGCCGCGCCGCGCGTAGCGCCTaagccccgcccccgggcccgccccgcccccctcccgCAGCGGCGCTGCACCGGCTGACTGCGCGGACCGCCTCAAAGACTTCTGGTCAGAGACGGGCCTCGGGCTTTGACCGCGGCGCCTTAACGAAGCGCGGCGCTCGGCCCGGTCACCGCCATGGCCCGTGCCCCGGCGTAGGGAGagcgcgtgcgcgcgcgtgccCGATGGGGGCCGGACGCACGTCAGAGGCCGCAGCGCCCGGCGCTCGGGCGCCGCCTCCAGGGAGCCCTCCGGGCGCCGGGGCTGACCCCGTCCTGCTGAGTCCCCCAGTCCCTCGACTGAAACGTCCGCGGCCCCTTCCCTCAGGCTGGGGGCCGGGGAATCTGTCGTTTGTTCACCTGCCCATCCCAGCGCCCAGCCAGCAGCAGTGGGCACACAGAAGGCGCCTACTGTGCGAACGCCCACCGCAAGGCAGGGCACCTTGCGCGAGGACAGCAGTGACGGCGGTGGTCGTTCCATTCTGTGCTGGGCCTTCTCATGAACTCCTGCTTCCGTCAGGACCCAGGGTCAACGCTGCGGCGCAGGTCTGCCTTTCCCAGGTGAAGGATGGGTAGCCATATACGGAAGGAGCCGAGAGtgcccctccctggctccccTGGTGGGTGGGGCCCCAGACACCCCCGGGACCAGCAGGGGGCCAGCAGTGGCCTTGGCAACACAAGCCACTGTGTTGCTGCAACAGGCGGGTTGGCAAGGCGGCACCGCCCTTGGGGAGGCCAGAGTCCTTTCTGCCTATGGAGCACACAGCAGCCACAGCCCCCAGGCCGAGACCCCCACCTGGGACCACTGAGAATGTGAGTCTCTCCAGGACACTTCTGTTTCTGCCATGCGCCGGGGTTCCTCCCTAACCCCTCAGAGGCCAGGAGAAACTGCCCTCAGTCTGCGTGTGGAGCAGCTACTGGGGAGAGGGCAATGCATGGCTGGAGCTCTCCTTGGGAGTGGAGGCCACTGCTCAAGCTTAAGACACAAGTGGACGATGGGGGGGTGATGCCTCCCCAGGTTCTGCCCCAAGCAGAGGACTGGGCAGCCTGCCTCAAGACAGAGCTTCCCTCGGATCCGGAGCTGAGCGAGCAGCGGCGCCTGCAGGTGCGCGTGAGGCCCCAGGGGGCCAGCTAGCAGGAGGGAGGTCCCCCGGGCACCGCCTCTTACCCTGACCACCCACAGATCTCCAAGGAGTTGGTCGACCTGCAGATCTCAGCTCACCACGTGCAGGAGCAGCATGAGGCTGAACTCTTTGAGCTGAAGAGTGAGGTGGGTGCCGGCAGGGGCCGGCCCGGGGAACACGGTGGGAGGGTGCATACCTGGGACCCGTGCTGTGAGGGGTCCAGGTATGCTCATGGGATCGTACACGCTCATGCAGTGTCTGAGATATTCACATCTCccgtgtgtgctgtgtgtgcctGTATGTTCCCTGGTGATGTTGACTTACCCTGGGTGGCCTGACAGGAAAGTGCACCTGCTCACCCCGGTCACCCTACAGGTCCTACGGCTGGAGAGCCGggtgctggagctggagctgcaTGGAGATCGCATAGCCCCCCAAGAGGCTGCCTTGGGGCACCGCCACGAGCTGGCACGGGGGCTCCAACACAAGGCCTGGGAGCAGGGACACTCCATCCACCACAGACCCCAGGTCGCCGTGAGTGCCTGGCTGGGTGGGAGCCAAGCAGAGGTGCAGCAGAGAGAGTGAGGTTGGGACCAGCTCTCTCCTACAGGCACAGCCTGAGGACTTCCTGAGCCCTAAGGATGAAGAGCAGAAGCTGGGAAACAGCGTGAGTACGCAGCCCCCTAGCCTGGGGACCTGTCCGGATCTGTCCTAGCCCAGGGTGGTGTTGGGCCTTGCCAGGAACCCAGAGCCCGTGCACCTGCAGGGAGAATGGACGCGCACGCTAGAGGAGCAgaaggcccagaggcaggcacTGGAGACCCGTGTGTGAGTGGCTGCCTCACGAGAGACAGGGAGGACGCAGTACCGCACCAGGCTCCTGCACCTGGGTCCCGCTAAGCTTCACACACATGTCCGCAGGGCAGACCTGGGCCGGCGGCTGCAGGAAGCCCGAGATGAGGCCCGGACGGCGGGGCAGCAACTAGCGATACAAGCCATGGTGAGGCCCGGCCCTCCGCACGTTGATGTCTAGCAGATGGCGTCCTACAGTCAGCAAAGGCCTACCTCGTGCAGTGTGGGTTCAAGGCCGCCTCCACCCCCAGGTGTTGTCTGCCTGCCAAGGCCAGCTGCGCCAGGCGGAGGCAGAGAACGCCCAGCTGCAGCTGCAGCTCAAGAAGCTGAACGAAGAGTATGCCCTCCACTTGCAGCGATGTGCCAGGGCCGTGGCTGTGAGCACCGGGTGGGGTGGCCCTGTGGTGAGGGAGGCCTCGCGTCCTGGGGAGACCAAGCCTAGCCTGGGCGTGCCAGACTGCTTCCGGGAGACCTCGGGGTCCCTGCCTGCTGCACTGCCTCGGCAGCTCCCGAGAGGGGGCTATGGGAAGCGGGGTGTGCCCAGCAAGCCCCgccctccccaggcctggccccaccCCCGCGCCACCGCCTCCCCTCCAGGAGTACGCGAACCGCACCAGCCAAGAGCCGGCAGCCGCAGCCCTCCGCACGTTCCTGGAGACCACGCTGGAGCATATCCGGGCAGCTCACCGCAGCCGTGAGCAGCAGCTGGCCCGGGCTGCTCGTGCCTACCGCAAGCGCCTGTCAGATCTGAGCCGCAGACACGAGGAGCTGCTGGCGACCCGCAGGTGGGCCTCTCCCTGAGCCGGGCACCGGGGTGGGGTGGCCCTATGTGACTTGGCATGTGGCTTAGTGTGCAGCAGGTGCTGGCAGACTCCAGTGAGGCATCTGGGACCCCCAAAGCTACTTTTGATGCAGCCACCTTACACCTGGAGCCCCAGTCTCTGCACCTGGTCACTAAACTCAGCCACCCAGAAGACCAGGCCAGGCAGGAGACAAAGCTCTGGAAGCTCGAGGCCCAGGTGAGTGTTCCCTGCTGCCCTATACTGCCCTTGGAGCAAGCACCCCAGAGCACACCCCAGGCCCATCACAGGCTCAGCAAAGACCCCAATTCCTGAGGAGCCTGCCTCGTTCAGCCGACTGGGAGTACCTAGCACAGCTCACCAGGCTCATGCTGCCACCCTTGTTCCTACAGAAGGGGCCCAGTGAAGCCTCCCTGGGGGTCAGAGACCCGCAGTGAGTACCCTGGGGTGGGTAGTGGGGGGACCTTCAggggttcattcatttattccccaACTCTAAGCCCTGGGTGGGGTTTTGGTGGCAGTGGTGAACAGGTGGCCCACCTGTGCCCTTGGGTTTTGGTCTGTATGGGAGACAGCCAAATAACTGGGTGAAGGGGGGCCCCAACAGGAAAAGGGCTAACCTTGAACAGAGGGCCAGGGAGCTCCCCGGAGAAAGGGACCTTTCAGTGAGACCCAGGTGACCTAAGGATGAAGAGGTGTGGGGGGTGGCCAGTAGAGGCTCTGGCCCGGGATGGGGGGGACAGGACAGAAGCAGGTTGCCTGATGACTTTCACAGCCCTTGCCTCTGGGCCTCCATGTTCCTGTGCAATGCGCAAGCACTTGTATCAGCCTATCTCccagaattttgagaaataaaccCCTAGAATGTGGCTTAGCCCTCTGTGAGCAGCCGGTGGGCCCTCTGGGCCCGGGTTGCCCTGCCCCCATGTACCGATGGATGGCTCAAAGGCCCAGGGCTGAGTGGACAGGCGGGCGCATGCTATCCTGACCTTGCTCCCAGCAGGCAAGTCAGGGATCTAAGTGTCCCAACTTGAGCAAGGTCATCGGTCAACACCTGAGAGGACACTGGCCCTCCTGcctgtgcctctctctcctcacagGGGCCAGGAAGCTGCCTCCTGGGCCCAGG includes:
- the CIAO3 gene encoding cytosolic iron-sulfur assembly component 3, producing the protein MASPFSGALQLTDLDDFIGPSQDCVKPMKVDKSTGSGMAKIHIEEDGSYFQVRQDGGTQKLEKAKISLGDCLACSGCVTSAETVLITQQSHEELRKILDANKTAAPSQQRLVVVSVSPQSRASLAARFQLTPTDTAKKLTAFFKKIGVHYVFDTAFSRNFSLLESQREFVQRFRGQASSTQTLPVLTSACPGWICYAEKTHGSFLVPHLSTARSPQQVMGSLVKDFFAQQQHLTPDRIYHVTVMPCYDKKLEASRPDFFSQEHQTRDVDCVVTTGEVFKLLEEEGVSLSELEPAPLDSLCNGASAQEPTSHRGGGSGGYLEHVFRHAARELFGIHVDEVTYRPLRNKDFQEVTLEKEGRILLHFAAAYGFRNIQNLVQKLKRGRCPYHYVEVMACPAGCLNGGGQLKGPSTTSKELLQHVQMLYDTVTVQVPEDAPGVQELYEHWLQGEGSERAGRLLHTSYRAVEMASSGLSIRW
- the HAGHL gene encoding hydroxyacylglutathione hydrolase-like protein isoform X3, which encodes MKVKVIPVLEDNYMYLVIEEHTREAVAVDVAVPKRLLEIVGREGVSLTTVLTTHYHWDHARGNAELARLRPGLAVLGADERICALTRKLVHGEELRFGAIHVRCLLTPGHTSGHMSYFLWEEECPDPPAVFSGDALSVAGCGLRLESTAQQMYESLTVTLGNLPPETKRDEDDLPTVPSTLSEELLYNPFLRVAEEPVRKFTGKAAPAEVLEALCKERASFQRAAEPLQPQARALLALQWGLLGTPRQK
- the HAGHL gene encoding hydroxyacylglutathione hydrolase-like protein isoform X2 codes for the protein MKVKVIPVLEDNYMYLVIEEHTREAVAVDVAVPKRLLEIVGREGVSLTTVLTTHYHWDHARGNAELARLRPGLAVLGADERICALTRKLVHGEELRFGAIHVRCLLTPGHTSGHMSYFLWEEECPDPPAVFSGDALSVAGCGLRLESTAQQMYESLTVTLGNLPPETVFCGHEHTLGNLEFAQKVEPGNDHVRAKLSWAKKRDEDDLPTVPSTLSEELLYNPFLRVAEEPVRKFTGKAAPAEVLEALCKERASFQRAAEPLQPQARALLALQWGLLGTPRQK
- the HAGHL gene encoding hydroxyacylglutathione hydrolase-like protein isoform X1, which codes for MKVKVIPVLEDNYMYLVIEEHTREAVAVDVAVPKRLLEIVGREGVSLTTVLTTHYHWDHARGNAELARLRPGLAVLGADERICALTRKLVHGEELRFGAIHVRCLLTPGHTSGHMSYFLWEEECPDPPAVFSGDALSVAGCGLRLESTAQQMYESLTVTLGNLPPETKVFCGHEHTLGNLEFAQKVEPGNDHVRAKLSWAKKRDEDDLPTVPSTLSEELLYNPFLRVAEEPVRKFTGKAAPAEVLEALCKERASFQRAAEPLQPQARALLALQWGLLGTPRQK